In the genome of Brachypodium distachyon strain Bd21 chromosome 3, Brachypodium_distachyon_v3.0, whole genome shotgun sequence, the window CATCATGGCGACAGGCACCGCACAAGCAAGCGAAGCGGCAGCCCTTGCGACACGGAGGGTCATGGAGCGGTACGGGCTACGGCATGCTGCCACCAAGCGGGGAGGATAGAACAAATGTGGTATTTGTATGCACAACGGTATGCTCACGATGTAATTCCATGATTTCCATCCCATCAAATATACTTATATCTGCttgattctcaaaaaaaaaaaacttatctGCTTGTCGTGCTATGTTGGTGAGGTCCAAGGTTTTCAGTTCAGATTACCCGTTTGCTGAAATACCAAAGAGGACTGGACAACCCACGAAGTCGTCATATAAGTATAATTAAAAGGAAGATTTATTGCAATTTTTCACTTCAAATTGACAGAAGGTTCACTCTAGACATGCTTAGGTCTTGGCTGGGTTGCAGCTTTGATTAAATCCTACTTCAGattacaaacaaaaacaaacatcgATTGGAACACAGCTCTACAGACCTTGTGTCTTCATCGTGGCCTAGCCGCCTCCTcacctcgtcgtcgccgccgcccacgcggCGAGCTGCGCGGGGTTCACCACCCCGGGCACGCGGGCTCCGCCGTGCTGCACCAGCGCGGCCAAGGCCTCGTACCGCACGAAGGCCTGCTCCTGGCCCGCCTCGGAGCCCGTGCCCGGCCCGCCGGCCGCGCGCCGCTCACCCCGGACCGTGCCACGCGCGAGGAACTCGTGCGCCAGGTACCCCGCCAGGAGCCTGTTCCTGTCGCCGGCGTCCGCTGCCGGGACGGCCGGGCCCGCCCCCGCGGCGTCCTTGCCCTTCCGCTTCCTCCAGGGCCCACGCGGGACCTCCATATGTCCGCaatctccttttccttttctccttggtCGTCGTTCTAGGAAGAGGGGTACGAAACAAAGAGGTCAGGCGGTGGGGACTGCCGGACTGGGGGTTGCCTATTGCTACCGTTGTAACGGGCCGACAAGGGGCAGGCCAGGCCCGTCA includes:
- the LOC104583669 gene encoding uncharacterized protein LOC104583669 codes for the protein MEVPRGPWRKRKGKDAAGAGPAVPAADAGDRNRLLAGYLAHEFLARGTVRGERRAAGGPGTGSEAGQEQAFVRYEALAALVQHGGARVPGVVNPAQLAAWAAATTR